The Actinomycetota bacterium genome segment GAGCCACATGGCGGTGGCGTTGATCGTCATCGACGTGTTCATCTGCTCCAGCGGGATGCCGTCGAACAACCCGCGCATGTCCTCGATCGATCCGATCGGCACGCCGACTTTCCCCACCTCGCCGCGGGCCAGCTCGTGATCGGCGTCGTAGCCGGTCTGGGTGGGCAGGTCGAAGGCGACCGACAAGCCGGTCTGTCCCTTGGCGAGGTTGCGGCGGTACAGAGCGTTCGACGCGGCCGCCGAGGTGTGCCCCGAGTAGGTGCGGATGATCCAGGGTCGGTCGCGGTGCGAGCCTGGCAGGTATGAGCCTGGCATCTGTTGCCTCCGGCGCCTGGACACCGTGCGAGCGTAACCACACGGTGTTCGCACACCGAACCGCGCGTCGGCGTCGGTGGCGAGCCCGGGCGACTTCTGGCAGGCTCCTCCGATCGGAGGGACGACGCAGGCCGGACGGAGAGCCTGCGACGACGTCGCGGCGAAGGGGCCATGGGTCCACCCCCGGGGGCGCCCACGTCGACTGACCGAGGGGACAACCGAGCAGCATGCTCGCTGACGCACGCGCGCGCCGAGCCGCGCGGCCAGGTCTCAACAGCAGACCACCGGCGGACGCGCGACCCCGGCGGTTGCTGCTGGCGTTGGCCGTCGCCGTCTCGGTGATCGTCCCCACCGGCGCCTGGGCCCAGGACTTCGAGACGGTCGAACGCCAGAAGAACGAGCTCGAGGACCGGATCGGCGAAGCCGCCGCCGAACTGGATGACCTGACGGCGCGCATCGCCCTGACCCGAGACGAGCTCGGTTCCCTCCAGCAGCGCGCCGACGACCTCGAGGTCGAGGCCCGAGAGGCCGGCGAGGCCCTGCAGGCACGGGCGCGTGCCACCTTCAAGCGGGGCGAGTCCAGCGCGCTCGAGTCGCTGTTCGACTCCGACGGGCCCGACGGTGCGCGCGAACGTTCCCGCCTGCTGGCAGCGCTGTCGCGGCGGGACCTGGCCGCCTTACAGCGCTCCTCGGCGCTGCGCACGCAGCTGGACCAGACCCGCGAACTGCTGACCGCCAAGGCCGCCGACCTGGCGCAGCTCGAGGCGCAGATGGTGCAGCGCGCCGAGGAGCTGCAGGCGCGCTTCGTCGAGGTGTCGGAGGTGTACCGCGAGCTGAAGACCCGCAAGGACCGCCAGCGGCTGATCACACGCGGCTCCCAGCAGGGCCTCTACGCCTGCATCATGCAGGGGGCCTACCACTTCCGCGACACCTGGGGTCATCCCCGATCCGGCGGCCGGCGCCACAAGGGCACCGACGTCATGGCCCCGCACGGGGCGCCGGTCTACGCCTTCACGACCGGGCGGATCCAGCGCTTCTCGAGCGGCGGGCTGGGCGGCATCGCGCTGTACCTGCGGGGCGACGACGGCGTCCAGTACTACTACGCGCATCTGAAGGGCTACGCGGCCGGGGTCCACCCGGGGAAGCGTGTC includes the following:
- a CDS encoding peptidoglycan DD-metalloendopeptidase family protein, encoding MAVAVSVIVPTGAWAQDFETVERQKNELEDRIGEAAAELDDLTARIALTRDELGSLQQRADDLEVEAREAGEALQARARATFKRGESSALESLFDSDGPDGARERSRLLAALSRRDLAALQRSSALRTQLDQTRELLTAKAADLAQLEAQMVQRAEELQARFVEVSEVYRELKTRKDRQRLITRGSQQGLYACIMQGAYHFRDTWGHPRSGGRRHKGTDVMAPHGAPVYAFTTGRIQRFSSGGLGGIALYLRGDDGVQYYYAHLKGYAAGVHPGKRVEAGQLVAYNGSTGNADASAPHVHFEVRPGGGGPINPYHWLTPVC